One region of Mucilaginibacter sp. 14171R-50 genomic DNA includes:
- a CDS encoding ABC transporter ATP-binding protein: MENILNISNLNKTYKSAGRQLTILDDINFSISAGSTNAIVGPSGSGKTTLLGLCAGLDSASAGTVELNGINLGSLSEDKRAQVRNQYVGFIFQNFQLLPTLTALENVMVPLELRGEKNIKARALDLLDKVGLADRGHHYPAQLSGGEQQRVSLARAFSNSPKILFADEPTGNLDAETSEKVVKLIFDLNREAGTTLVLVTHDLELAAKTQRIIKIKGGKLVADDKTGNV; this comes from the coding sequence TTGGAAAACATCTTAAACATATCAAACCTAAACAAAACTTATAAAAGTGCCGGCCGGCAACTTACAATTTTAGATGATATAAATTTCAGCATCAGCGCGGGTTCTACAAACGCAATAGTTGGCCCGTCGGGCAGCGGCAAAACCACCCTGCTTGGCCTTTGCGCCGGGCTGGATAGCGCAAGTGCCGGCACCGTTGAATTAAACGGCATAAACCTGGGCAGTTTAAGCGAAGACAAGCGGGCACAGGTGCGCAACCAGTATGTGGGCTTTATATTCCAAAATTTTCAGCTGCTACCAACGCTAACTGCTTTAGAGAATGTGATGGTGCCGTTAGAGCTGCGCGGCGAAAAGAACATTAAGGCGCGCGCGCTGGACCTGCTTGATAAAGTGGGCCTGGCCGACCGCGGACACCACTACCCTGCCCAGCTATCGGGCGGCGAGCAGCAGCGGGTATCACTTGCAAGGGCTTTCTCCAACTCGCCTAAAATATTGTTTGCTGATGAACCAACCGGTAACCTTGATGCCGAAACGAGCGAAAAAGTGGTAAAACTCATCTTCGACCTTAACCGCGAAGCGGGCACTACCCTGGTGCTGGTAACCCATGATCTTGAACTGGCAGCAAAAACACAACGAATTATTAAAATAAAGGGTGGCAAATTAGTTGCCGACGACAAAACCGGTAATGTATAA